A single region of the Streptomyces caelestis genome encodes:
- a CDS encoding TetR/AcrR family transcriptional regulator codes for MARRYDPERRQRIIDAAIRVVGAKGIAGLSHRTAAAEADVPLGSTTYHFKTLDELLVAALRQANEGFAKVVAGRGGLDDPCTDLAAALAAWMGEWLAGDRTGVELEYELYLAALRRPALRPVAAEWAEGVAELLSRRTDPVTARALVAVVDGICLQVLLAGVPYDEAYAREVLGRVVAGAGR; via the coding sequence ATGGCCCGGCGCTACGACCCCGAGCGGCGGCAGCGGATCATCGACGCGGCGATCCGGGTCGTCGGGGCGAAGGGCATCGCCGGCCTGAGCCACCGCACCGCCGCCGCCGAGGCCGATGTGCCGCTCGGCTCGACGACGTACCACTTCAAGACCCTCGACGAACTCCTGGTCGCCGCGCTGCGGCAGGCCAACGAGGGCTTCGCCAAGGTCGTCGCCGGGCGCGGCGGGCTGGATGATCCCTGCACCGATCTGGCGGCTGCACTGGCCGCGTGGATGGGGGAGTGGCTGGCGGGTGACCGCACGGGTGTCGAGCTGGAGTACGAGCTCTACCTCGCCGCCCTGCGCCGGCCCGCCCTGCGGCCCGTCGCCGCCGAGTGGGCCGAGGGGGTCGCCGAGCTGCTGTCCCGGCGTACGGATCCGGTGACCGCGCGGGCCCTGGTGGCGGTCGTCGACGGCATCTGTCTTCAGGTGCTGCTGGCCGGGGTGCCGTATGACGAGGCGTATGCCCGGGAGGTGCTGGGGCGGGTCGTCGCGGGGGCGGGAAGGTGA
- the sufC gene encoding Fe-S cluster assembly ATPase SufC yields the protein MATLEIRDLHVTVEVENGTKEILKGVDLTVKQGETHAIMGPNGSGKSTLAYSLAGHPKYTITGGTVTLDGEDVLEMSVDERARAGLFLAMQYPVEVPGVSVSNFLRTSATAIRGEAPKLRTWVKEVKEAMQRLNIDPSFAERNVNEGFSGGEKKRHEILQLELLKPKIAVLDETDSGLDVDALRIVSEGVNRVRDTGEVGTLLITHYTRILRYIKPDHVHVFSGGRIVESGGAELADKLEEEGYEAYTKGGASA from the coding sequence ATGGCTACGCTTGAAATCCGAGACCTGCACGTCACCGTCGAGGTCGAGAACGGCACGAAGGAAATCCTCAAGGGTGTCGACCTCACCGTGAAGCAGGGCGAGACGCACGCCATCATGGGCCCCAACGGCTCGGGCAAGTCGACCCTCGCCTACTCCCTCGCGGGACACCCGAAGTACACCATCACCGGCGGCACCGTCACCCTCGACGGCGAGGACGTCCTGGAGATGTCCGTCGACGAGCGTGCCCGCGCCGGTCTGTTCCTCGCGATGCAGTACCCGGTCGAGGTCCCCGGTGTCTCCGTGTCGAACTTCCTGCGCACCTCCGCGACCGCCATCCGCGGCGAGGCCCCCAAGTTGCGCACCTGGGTGAAGGAGGTCAAGGAGGCCATGCAGCGCCTCAACATCGACCCGTCCTTCGCCGAGCGCAACGTCAACGAGGGCTTCTCCGGCGGTGAGAAGAAGCGCCACGAGATCCTCCAGCTGGAGCTCCTCAAGCCGAAGATCGCGGTCCTCGACGAGACCGACTCCGGCCTGGACGTCGACGCCCTGCGCATCGTGTCGGAGGGTGTGAACCGCGTCCGCGACACGGGCGAGGTCGGCACCCTGCTGATCACCCACTACACGCGCATCCTCCGCTACATCAAGCCCGACCACGTGCACGTCTTCTCCGGCGGCCGGATCGTCGAGTCCGGCGGCGCCGAGCTCGCCGACAAGTTGGAGGAAGAGGGCTACGAGGCATACACGAAGGGTGGCGCATCCGCGTGA
- the sufD gene encoding Fe-S cluster assembly protein SufD yields the protein MAEAQNIPVGSTTTGSIAVAAESTVATRMSAPPSFDVADFPVPHGREEEWRFTPLERLRGLHDGTAVADGNGVKVDVQAPEGVTVETVGRDDARLGKAGTPVDRVAAQAYSAFEKASVVTVPKDTVLTEPIRIAVHGEGGTAFGHQVIELGAFAEAVVVIDHTGDAVLAANVDYLLGDGAKLTVVSVQDWDDKAVHVAQHNALVGRDASFKSVVVTFGGDVVRLHPRVSYAGPGGEAELFGLYLTDQGQHQEHRLLVDHNVPHCKSNAVYKGALQGDGAHAVWIGDVLIEAAAEGTDTYEMNRNLVLTDGARVDSVPNLEIETGEIVGAGHASATGRFDDEQLFYLMARGIPEHEARRLVVRGFFAELVQQIGLPDIEERLIAKIEEELEAAVA from the coding sequence ATGGCTGAGGCTCAGAACATTCCGGTGGGTTCCACCACCACCGGCTCGATCGCGGTGGCGGCCGAGTCAACCGTCGCCACCCGCATGAGCGCGCCCCCCTCCTTCGACGTCGCGGACTTCCCCGTTCCGCACGGCCGTGAGGAGGAGTGGCGGTTCACCCCGCTGGAGCGCCTGCGCGGGCTGCACGACGGCACCGCCGTGGCCGACGGCAACGGCGTGAAGGTCGACGTGCAGGCCCCCGAGGGCGTCACCGTCGAGACCGTCGGGCGCGACGACGCGCGGCTCGGCAAGGCGGGCACCCCGGTGGACCGCGTCGCCGCCCAGGCCTACTCGGCCTTCGAGAAGGCCTCGGTCGTGACCGTCCCGAAGGACACCGTCCTCACCGAGCCGATCCGCATCGCGGTGCACGGCGAGGGCGGCACCGCCTTCGGCCACCAGGTGATCGAGCTGGGCGCCTTCGCCGAGGCCGTCGTGGTCATCGACCACACCGGTGACGCGGTGCTCGCCGCCAACGTCGACTACCTCCTGGGCGACGGCGCCAAGCTGACGGTCGTCTCCGTCCAGGACTGGGACGACAAGGCCGTCCACGTCGCCCAGCACAACGCCCTCGTCGGCCGCGACGCCTCCTTCAAGTCGGTCGTCGTCACCTTCGGCGGCGACGTCGTCCGGCTGCACCCGCGCGTCAGCTACGCCGGCCCCGGCGGCGAGGCCGAGCTGTTCGGCCTGTACCTCACCGACCAGGGCCAGCACCAGGAGCACCGCCTCCTGGTCGACCACAACGTCCCGCACTGCAAGTCGAACGCCGTCTACAAGGGCGCGCTCCAGGGCGACGGCGCGCACGCGGTGTGGATCGGCGACGTGCTCATCGAGGCCGCCGCCGAGGGCACGGACACGTACGAGATGAACCGCAACCTGGTCCTCACGGACGGGGCGCGCGTGGACTCCGTACCGAACCTCGAGATCGAGACCGGCGAGATCGTCGGCGCCGGCCACGCCTCGGCCACCGGCCGCTTCGACGACGAGCAGCTCTTCTACCTCATGGCCCGCGGCATCCCGGAGCACGAGGCCCGCCGGCTGGTGGTCCGCGGCTTCTTCGCCGAGCTGGTCCAGCAGATCGGCCTCCCGGACATCGAGGAGCGCCTGATCGCCAAGATCGAGGAGGAGCTGGAGGCGGCGGTCGCATGA
- the sufB gene encoding Fe-S cluster assembly protein SufB gives MTLPTETAHPELEGLGKYEYGWADSDTAGASAKRGINEDVVRDISSKKNEPEWMTKLRLKGLRLFEKKPMPNWGSDLSGIDFDNIKYFVRSTEKQAASWEDLPEDIKNTYDKLGIPEAEKNRLVAGVAAQYESEVVYHQIREDLEEQGVIFLDTDTALKEHPELFKEYFGTVIPVGDNKFASLNSAVWSGGSFIYVPPGVHVEIPLQAYFRINTENMGQFERTLIIVDEGAYVHYVEGCTAPIYKSDSLHSAVVEIIVKKNARCRYTTIQNWSNNVYNLVTKRAVAYEGATMEWVDGNIGSKVTMKYPAVYLMGEHAKGETLSIAFAGEGQHQDAGAKMVHMAPNTSSNIVSKSVARGGGRTSYRGLIEIGEGAAGSKSNVLCDALLVDTISRSDTYPYVDVREDDVSMGHEATVSKVSEDQLFYLMSRGLSEFEAMAMIVRGFVEPIAKELPMEYALELNRLIELQMEGAVG, from the coding sequence ATGACACTCCCCACGGAGACTGCCCACCCTGAGCTCGAGGGTCTGGGCAAGTACGAATACGGCTGGGCCGACTCCGACACGGCCGGCGCCTCTGCCAAGCGCGGTATCAACGAGGACGTCGTCCGGGACATCTCCTCCAAGAAGAACGAGCCGGAGTGGATGACCAAGCTCCGTCTCAAGGGCCTGCGCCTGTTCGAGAAGAAGCCCATGCCGAACTGGGGCTCGGACCTGTCGGGGATCGACTTCGACAACATCAAGTACTTCGTACGCTCCACGGAGAAGCAGGCGGCCTCCTGGGAGGACCTGCCCGAGGACATCAAGAACACGTACGACAAGCTGGGCATCCCCGAGGCCGAGAAGAACCGCCTCGTCGCCGGTGTCGCCGCGCAGTACGAGTCGGAGGTCGTCTACCACCAGATCCGTGAGGACCTGGAGGAGCAGGGCGTCATCTTCCTCGACACCGACACGGCCCTGAAGGAGCACCCGGAGCTCTTCAAGGAGTACTTCGGGACCGTCATCCCCGTCGGCGACAACAAGTTCGCGTCGCTGAACTCCGCCGTGTGGTCGGGCGGCTCCTTCATCTACGTGCCGCCGGGCGTCCACGTGGAGATCCCGCTCCAGGCCTACTTCCGTATCAACACGGAGAACATGGGCCAGTTCGAGCGGACCCTGATCATCGTCGACGAGGGTGCCTACGTGCACTACGTCGAGGGCTGCACCGCCCCGATCTACAAGTCGGACTCGCTGCACTCCGCGGTCGTCGAGATCATCGTCAAGAAGAACGCCCGCTGCCGCTACACGACCATCCAGAACTGGTCGAACAACGTCTACAACCTGGTCACCAAGCGCGCCGTGGCCTACGAGGGCGCGACCATGGAGTGGGTCGACGGCAACATCGGCTCCAAGGTGACGATGAAGTACCCGGCCGTCTACCTGATGGGCGAGCACGCCAAGGGCGAGACGCTGTCCATCGCCTTCGCCGGCGAGGGCCAGCACCAGGACGCGGGCGCCAAGATGGTCCACATGGCGCCGAACACGTCGTCCAACATCGTGTCGAAGTCCGTCGCGCGCGGTGGCGGCCGTACGTCCTACCGTGGTCTGATCGAGATCGGCGAGGGCGCCGCGGGCTCCAAGTCGAACGTGCTCTGTGACGCGCTGCTGGTCGACACGATCTCCCGCTCGGACACCTACCCCTACGTGGACGTCCGCGAGGACGACGTGTCCATGGGCCACGAGGCCACCGTCTCCAAGGTCTCCGAGGACCAGCTCTTCTACCTGATGAGCCGCGGTCTGAGCGAGTTCGAGGCGATGGCGATGATCGTGCGCGGCTTCGTCGAGCCCATCGCCAAGGAGCTCCCCATGGAGTACGCGCTGGAGCTCAACCGGCTGATCGAGCTGCAGATGGAAGGCGCGGTCGGCTAA
- a CDS encoding DMT family transporter — protein MGYLLLAAAIAAEVGATTAMKYSDGFSRLAPSLLTLLGYLVSFALLAQTLKTVSVGTAYAIWAGAGTAAIATIGIAFLGEGMTAAKAAGIGLIIVGVVVLNLGGSH, from the coding sequence ATGGGTTATCTGCTGCTGGCCGCGGCCATCGCCGCCGAGGTGGGCGCGACCACCGCCATGAAGTACAGCGACGGCTTCAGCCGGCTCGCGCCCTCGCTGCTCACACTCCTCGGCTACCTCGTCTCCTTCGCACTGCTCGCGCAGACGCTGAAGACCGTCTCCGTCGGAACGGCCTACGCGATCTGGGCCGGTGCCGGCACCGCCGCCATCGCCACGATCGGGATCGCCTTCCTGGGAGAAGGGATGACCGCCGCCAAGGCCGCCGGGATCGGGCTGATCATCGTCGGAGTAGTGGTGCTGAACCTGGGAGGTTCCCACTGA
- the sufU gene encoding Fe-S cluster assembly sulfur transfer protein SufU codes for MKLDSMYQEVILDHYKNPHGRGLRDGDAEVHHVNPTCGDEITLRVKYDGTKIEDVSYEGQGCSISQASASVLNELLVGKEFSDARKIQETFLELMQSKGKLVPDDAMEDILEDAVAFAGVSKYPARVKCALLSWMAWKDATAQVLGGADAEKETTA; via the coding sequence GTGAAACTGGACTCCATGTACCAGGAAGTCATCCTGGACCACTACAAGAACCCGCACGGACGGGGCTTGCGGGATGGCGACGCCGAGGTGCACCACGTCAACCCGACGTGCGGTGACGAGATCACCCTGCGCGTGAAGTACGACGGAACGAAGATCGAGGACGTTTCGTACGAGGGCCAGGGCTGCTCGATCAGCCAGGCCTCGGCCTCCGTACTGAACGAACTCCTCGTCGGCAAGGAGTTCTCCGACGCGCGGAAGATCCAGGAGACCTTCCTGGAGCTGATGCAGTCCAAGGGGAAGCTCGTGCCCGACGACGCGATGGAGGACATCCTGGAGGACGCGGTTGCGTTCGCCGGGGTGTCCAAGTACCCGGCCCGGGTCAAGTGCGCCCTGCTGAGCTGGATGGCCTGGAAGGACGCGACGGCCCAGGTGCTGGGCGGCGCCGACGCCGAGAAGGAGACGACGGCATGA
- a CDS encoding metal-sulfur cluster assembly factor: MSETVEMKPASEEELREALMDVVDPELGIDVVNLGLIYGIHVDDANIATVDMTLTSAACPLTDVIEDQAKSATDGLVNELRINWVWMPPWGPDKITDDGREQLRALGFNV, translated from the coding sequence ATGAGCGAGACCGTGGAGATGAAGCCGGCCTCGGAGGAAGAACTCCGTGAGGCCCTGATGGACGTCGTCGACCCCGAGCTGGGCATCGACGTCGTCAACCTCGGTCTGATCTACGGCATTCACGTCGACGACGCGAACATCGCGACCGTCGACATGACCCTGACCTCGGCGGCCTGCCCGCTGACGGACGTCATCGAGGACCAGGCGAAGTCCGCCACGGACGGCCTCGTCAACGAGTTGCGCATCAACTGGGTCTGGATGCCGCCGTGGGGCCCCGACAAGATCACGGACGATGGGCGGGAGCAGCTTCGGGCGCTCGGGTTCAACGTCTGA
- a CDS encoding cysteine desulfurase produces MTQLPGLLTESNLLGEALRKDFPILDRQVHDGKKLVYLDNAATSQKPRQVLDALSEYYERYNANVHRGVHVLAEEATALYEGARDKVAEFINAPSRDEVIFTKNASESLNLVANMLGWADEPYRVDSETEIVITEMEHHSNIVPWQLLAQRTGAKLKWFGLTDDGRLDLSNIDEVITEKTKIVSFVLVSNILGTQNPVEAIVRRAQEVGALVCIDASQAAPHMPLDVQALQADFVAFTGHKMCGPTGIGVLWGRQELLEDLPPFLGGGEMIETVSMHSSTYAPAPHKFEAGTPPVAQAVGLGAAIDYLNSIGMDKILAHEHALTEYAVKRLLEVPDLRIIGPTTAEERGAAISFTLGDIHPHDVGQVLDEQGIAVRVGHHCARPVCLRYGIPATTRASFYLYSTPAEIDALVDGLEHVRNFFG; encoded by the coding sequence GTGACACAGCTGCCGGGCCTCCTCACTGAGTCGAATCTTCTTGGCGAGGCGCTCCGCAAGGACTTCCCCATCCTGGACCGCCAGGTCCACGACGGTAAGAAGCTCGTGTACCTGGACAACGCGGCGACGAGCCAGAAACCGCGTCAGGTGCTGGACGCCCTCAGCGAGTACTACGAGCGCTACAACGCCAACGTCCACCGTGGCGTGCACGTCCTCGCCGAGGAGGCCACGGCGCTGTACGAGGGCGCGCGCGACAAGGTCGCGGAGTTCATCAACGCGCCGTCGCGGGACGAGGTGATCTTCACCAAGAACGCCTCGGAGTCGCTCAACCTCGTGGCGAACATGCTGGGCTGGGCCGACGAGCCCTACCGCGTGGACTCCGAGACCGAGATCGTCATCACGGAGATGGAGCACCACTCCAACATCGTCCCGTGGCAGCTGCTCGCGCAGCGCACGGGCGCGAAGCTGAAGTGGTTCGGCCTCACCGACGACGGCCGCCTGGACCTGTCCAACATCGACGAGGTCATCACGGAGAAGACGAAGATCGTCTCCTTCGTGCTGGTCTCCAACATCCTGGGCACCCAGAACCCGGTCGAGGCGATCGTGCGCCGCGCCCAGGAGGTCGGTGCGCTGGTCTGCATCGACGCCTCGCAGGCCGCGCCGCACATGCCGCTGGACGTGCAGGCCCTCCAGGCCGACTTCGTGGCCTTCACGGGCCACAAGATGTGCGGCCCGACGGGTATCGGCGTCCTGTGGGGCCGCCAGGAGCTCCTCGAGGACCTGCCTCCGTTCCTCGGCGGCGGCGAGATGATCGAGACGGTCTCGATGCACTCCTCGACCTACGCCCCGGCGCCCCACAAGTTCGAGGCGGGCACGCCCCCGGTCGCGCAGGCGGTGGGCCTGGGTGCGGCGATCGACTATCTCAACTCGATCGGCATGGACAAGATCCTCGCCCACGAGCACGCGCTCACCGAGTACGCCGTGAAGCGGCTGCTGGAGGTCCCGGATCTGCGCATCATCGGCCCGACCACGGCCGAGGAGCGCGGGGCGGCGATCTCCTTCACCCTCGGCGACATCCACCCGCACGACGTGGGCCAGGTCCTCGACGAGCAGGGCATCGCGGTCCGGGTCGGTCACCACTGCGCGCGGCCGGTCTGCCTGCGGTACGGAATTCCTGCGACCACGCGAGCGTCGTTCTATCTGTACTCCACGCCGGCCGAGATCGACGCACTGGTCGACGGCCTGGAGCACGTACGGAACTTCTTCGGCTGA
- a CDS encoding phage holin family protein, whose amino-acid sequence MTGTIEHRAVHEEHHSVGELVSQAAEQASRLVRQEVALAKEELAEKGRRAGRGGGLLGAAGAVAYAGLLVLAGAGVAALSLVLPVWASALIVTGVLFVIAAVLAAAGRGQLRRATPPTPEAALGSVRADVEEIKERAHR is encoded by the coding sequence GTGACGGGGACCATCGAGCATCGGGCCGTGCACGAGGAGCACCACTCCGTGGGCGAGCTCGTCTCGCAGGCCGCGGAGCAGGCCTCCCGGCTCGTGCGGCAGGAAGTGGCACTCGCGAAGGAAGAGCTGGCCGAGAAGGGGCGGCGTGCGGGGCGTGGCGGTGGGCTGCTCGGTGCGGCGGGTGCCGTCGCCTACGCCGGGCTGCTGGTGCTGGCCGGGGCGGGGGTCGCCGCCCTCTCACTGGTGCTGCCCGTCTGGGCCTCGGCGCTCATCGTGACGGGTGTGCTGTTCGTGATCGCGGCCGTGCTGGCCGCTGCCGGCCGGGGGCAGTTGCGCCGGGCCACGCCTCCCACGCCTGAGGCGGCGCTCGGCAGCGTCAGGGCCGACGTGGAGGAAATCAAGGAAAGGGCGCATCGATGA
- a CDS encoding non-heme iron oxygenase ferredoxin subunit, giving the protein MTFVRACGLGELEEDTPKRVELDGTPVSIVQTEGEVFAIHDICSHANVSLSEGEVDDCHIECWLHGSRFDLRSGKPDALPATRPVPVYPVKIEGDDVLVSLTQES; this is encoded by the coding sequence ATGACCTTCGTACGCGCCTGCGGACTGGGCGAGCTGGAGGAGGACACCCCGAAGCGGGTGGAACTCGACGGCACGCCCGTGTCCATCGTGCAGACCGAGGGCGAGGTGTTCGCGATCCACGACATCTGCTCGCACGCGAACGTCTCCCTGTCGGAGGGCGAGGTCGACGACTGCCACATCGAGTGCTGGCTGCACGGCTCGCGCTTCGACCTCCGCTCCGGCAAGCCCGACGCCCTTCCCGCGACGCGCCCCGTCCCCGTATACCCCGTAAAGATCGAAGGGGACGACGTGCTCGTCTCCCTCACCCAGGAGTCCTGA
- the dapA gene encoding 4-hydroxy-tetrahydrodipicolinate synthase translates to MTTPTTPFGRTLCAMITPFTTSGSLDLDGAQRLAAHLVAQGCDGLVLSGTTGESPTTTDAEKSALIAAVREAVADRALIIAGIGTPDTRHTLDLAREAEKAGADGLLVVAPYYSRPPQDAIEAHFREIADASELPLMLYDIPNRTGIRVEPETILRLSAHPRIVAVKDCSYDFLAAQKVLARTDLAYYAGCDEHNLALYAVGGAGYVSTVSNVIPDRLRAVLDAFDAGDTTRAARLQQQATPLIEATMSAGLPGTVTTKALLTALDLPAGSVRTPLRPADAKTTDKLLSLYNTLTTAA, encoded by the coding sequence ATGACGACTCCGACGACCCCCTTCGGCCGCACCCTGTGCGCCATGATCACCCCCTTCACGACGTCCGGGTCACTGGACCTCGACGGCGCCCAACGCCTCGCCGCCCACCTGGTGGCACAGGGCTGCGACGGCCTGGTCCTGTCCGGCACGACGGGCGAGTCACCGACCACCACGGACGCCGAGAAGTCGGCCCTCATCGCAGCCGTCCGCGAGGCCGTGGCCGACCGGGCGTTGATCATCGCGGGCATCGGCACGCCCGACACCCGCCACACCCTCGACCTGGCCCGGGAGGCCGAAAAGGCCGGCGCGGACGGCCTGTTAGTGGTGGCCCCTTACTACAGCAGGCCCCCGCAGGACGCGATCGAGGCGCACTTCCGCGAGATCGCCGACGCCAGTGAGCTCCCGCTCATGCTCTACGACATCCCGAACCGCACCGGCATCCGCGTCGAACCGGAGACGATCCTCCGCCTCTCCGCACACCCCAGGATCGTCGCGGTCAAGGACTGCTCCTACGACTTCCTGGCCGCCCAGAAGGTGCTGGCCCGCACGGACCTGGCGTACTACGCGGGCTGCGACGAGCACAACCTCGCCCTGTACGCGGTGGGCGGCGCCGGTTACGTCAGCACGGTGTCGAACGTGATCCCGGACCGGCTGCGAGCCGTGCTGGACGCGTTCGACGCGGGCGACACGACTCGGGCGGCCCGCCTCCAGCAGCAGGCCACCCCCCTCATCGAGGCGACGATGTCGGCAGGCCTCCCGGGCACGGTGACGACGAAGGCGCTCCTCACCGCCCTGGACCTCCCCGCGGGCTCGGTCCGCACTCCCCTGCGGCCCGCCGACGCCAAGACGACCGACAAACTCCTGTCGCTCTACAACACCCTGACCACCGCTGCCTGA
- a CDS encoding DUF3618 domain-containing protein gives MTDAKGGAKGPDELRQQIERTRGELGNTVEELAGKADVKGRARARAADLRDKAGAMTVQLRSSAAQAGHVVHDKATHAGPRPVRGAVQAGVRHPGPVLIAGAAAGVAVVAVEVLRRRQHVHHWPRGIAGIAERGGGAGRLRLRGGRRSGPRRGVSVLGTARWARTPMHAR, from the coding sequence ATGACGGACGCGAAAGGCGGGGCCAAGGGGCCCGATGAGCTGCGGCAGCAGATCGAGCGGACCCGTGGTGAACTCGGGAACACGGTCGAGGAGCTGGCCGGGAAAGCGGATGTGAAGGGGCGTGCGCGGGCGCGGGCTGCCGATCTGCGGGACAAGGCCGGGGCGATGACGGTGCAGTTGCGGAGCAGCGCCGCGCAGGCCGGGCATGTGGTGCACGACAAGGCGACGCATGCGGGGCCTCGGCCGGTGCGCGGTGCCGTCCAGGCCGGGGTGCGGCATCCGGGCCCGGTGCTGATCGCCGGGGCGGCTGCGGGGGTTGCGGTGGTGGCTGTCGAGGTGTTGCGGCGGCGGCAGCATGTGCATCACTGGCCTCGCGGCATCGCTGGCATCGCTGAGCGGGGTGGAGGTGCGGGTCGTTTGCGCCTGCGCGGTGGTCGTAGGTCGGGGCCGCGCCGAGGGGTGTCCGTCCTCGGAACGGCGCGATGGGCTCGGACACCCATGCACGCGCGTTGA
- the dapD gene encoding 2,3,4,5-tetrahydropyridine-2,6-dicarboxylate N-succinyltransferase yields MTDTTAPRPTGAVAAGLATIAADGTVLDTWFPAPELATEPGPSGTERLSAERAAELLGGGATAAIGPDARRGVEVVAVRTVIASLDEKPIDAHDTYLRLHLLSHRLVRPHGQSLDGIFGFLANVAWTSLGPVAVDDLEKVRLNARAEGLHLQVTSVDKFPRMTDYVAPKGVRIADADRVRLGAHLAEGTTVMHEGFVNFNAGTLGTSMVEGRISAGVVIGDGSDIGGGASTMGTLSGGGNVIISIGERCLIGAEAGVGIALGDECVVEAGLYVTAGTRVTMPDGQIVKARELSGASNILFRRNSVTGTVEARPNNAVWGGLNEILHSHN; encoded by the coding sequence ATGACCGACACGACTGCTCCTCGCCCCACCGGCGCCGTGGCCGCCGGCCTCGCCACGATCGCCGCCGACGGCACCGTCCTCGACACCTGGTTCCCCGCGCCCGAACTGGCCACCGAGCCCGGCCCGTCCGGCACCGAACGGCTGTCCGCCGAGCGTGCCGCGGAGCTGCTCGGCGGCGGTGCGACCGCGGCGATCGGCCCGGACGCCCGCCGGGGCGTCGAGGTGGTCGCGGTCCGCACGGTCATCGCCTCGCTCGACGAGAAGCCGATCGACGCGCACGACACCTATCTGCGCCTGCACCTGCTCTCCCACCGCCTGGTCAGGCCGCACGGCCAGAGCCTGGACGGCATCTTCGGCTTCCTCGCCAACGTTGCCTGGACCTCGCTCGGCCCGGTCGCCGTCGACGACCTCGAGAAGGTCCGGCTGAACGCCCGCGCCGAGGGCCTGCACCTCCAGGTGACCTCCGTCGACAAGTTCCCGCGGATGACCGACTACGTGGCCCCCAAGGGCGTCCGCATCGCCGACGCCGACCGAGTCCGCCTCGGCGCGCACCTCGCCGAGGGCACCACCGTCATGCACGAGGGCTTCGTCAACTTCAACGCCGGCACGCTCGGCACGTCGATGGTCGAGGGCCGCATCTCCGCAGGCGTCGTGATCGGCGACGGCTCGGACATCGGCGGCGGCGCCTCCACCATGGGCACGCTGTCCGGCGGCGGCAACGTCATCATCTCCATCGGCGAGCGCTGCCTGATCGGCGCCGAGGCGGGCGTCGGCATCGCCCTCGGCGACGAGTGCGTCGTCGAGGCCGGCCTCTACGTCACCGCCGGCACCCGCGTCACCATGCCCGACGGCCAGATCGTGAAGGCCCGCGAGCTCTCCGGCGCCTCCAACATCCTCTTCCGTCGCAACTCGGTCACCGGCACCGTCGAGGCCCGGCCGAACAACGCGGTGTGGGGCGGGCTGAACGAGATCCTGCACAGCCACAACTGA
- a CDS encoding AbfB domain-containing protein: MPKDKSRPPLDRPWESGWAPDTSRAPGTRRLWLAGALALATITACVTAITVLENESGEPAPEAAEPTTLGSSAPGGLISFATPSKSTGESPGADGGRPSPTPTPSTSAPTSAGPGPEPQKKAPKPSPSHVTSKPPKPPASHGMSIRSVNYPERYWRVRDGYVRLDQIGSGPEQREDATFERVSGLADSSCYSFTTADGRYLRHRSFVLVKDVDDGSALFRKDATFCPRPAASSGAVMLESVNYPGRFLRHRDFQLRLEPYQHDGLYRADSEFRLVAGLD, translated from the coding sequence ATGCCGAAAGACAAGTCCCGGCCCCCACTGGACCGCCCGTGGGAGAGCGGCTGGGCCCCGGACACCAGCCGGGCACCGGGAACCCGACGGCTCTGGCTGGCGGGCGCACTCGCCCTGGCCACGATCACCGCGTGCGTCACGGCCATCACCGTGCTGGAGAACGAGTCCGGCGAGCCGGCCCCCGAGGCGGCGGAGCCGACCACCCTCGGCAGCTCGGCCCCGGGCGGTCTGATCTCCTTCGCGACTCCGTCCAAGAGCACCGGCGAATCCCCGGGCGCGGACGGCGGCCGCCCGTCCCCCACTCCCACGCCCAGCACGAGCGCGCCCACCAGCGCCGGCCCGGGTCCGGAGCCGCAGAAGAAGGCCCCCAAGCCCTCGCCGTCCCACGTCACGTCGAAGCCCCCGAAGCCTCCGGCCTCGCACGGGATGTCCATACGCTCGGTCAACTACCCCGAGCGCTACTGGCGTGTCCGTGACGGCTACGTCCGCCTGGACCAGATCGGCTCCGGCCCCGAGCAGCGCGAGGACGCCACTTTCGAGCGCGTCTCCGGCCTCGCCGACTCCTCCTGCTACTCCTTCACCACGGCGGACGGCCGCTACCTCCGCCACCGCAGCTTCGTCCTGGTCAAGGACGTCGACGACGGCTCGGCCCTGTTCCGCAAGGACGCCACCTTCTGCCCCCGCCCCGCGGCCTCCTCGGGCGCGGTCATGCTGGAGTCCGTGAACTACCCGGGCCGCTTCCTGCGCCACCGCGACTTCCAGCTCCGCCTCGAGCCGTACCAGCACGACGGCCTGTACCGCGCGGACTCGGAGTTCCGGCTGGTCGCCGGGCTGGACTGA